In Apium graveolens cultivar Ventura unplaced genomic scaffold, ASM990537v1 ctg8266, whole genome shotgun sequence, the genomic stretch aatttatcagtaatccagtaccttgTACTTATTtttactatcttgattatcatgatgaCAATGTCATACACATTTGTGGtaattaagtattatagcattaagtttgaatattattttaatttatttaaattatgatggtagacaattccatttcatatcagtctcataatttaaattatattaaaataatatgcagcatagttatttgtaccttgtatgaataattatggtacttttactattagtgatattatttagaattttattctaagtaatcaatgcttatttctaaaatcactaatattgaaagttgatgTATTTtataagttatgtgtataaaactctcaatattttatatgcttagaaagtatttctaaaattactaattatccagagagtggTTGTCATTTATACAAATCATATATCCttttggtgattattcaaggataattataaatatttaagtgctagtatctaattcatagatatttagtatttatttatttatcatttattttaggaagtttggattatggaaattgaagcaattcaatgattttatttgctccataatttaAACTAACTTAAAAAAAAGCAACATGATTGATCATAATAATCCTGTTAAcgattgatatctagtatattaaTTGCAACTAAAATGTTATAGGTTAATTGTGAGACTTTGATTTAGTGAATTTATCAACTTATATCTttagaattcactgaaatcataATTATAGTATGATTAATTGTATgataatttttgacttatatcagttaatgatatttagtcaagagttcaactatgaactaattgtgaagttttaggatttgtgacattacttagaactcctttAAGTAATCAATACGTATCCTCaatcacttatactaatataaaattcctaaacactttgatattAGATGCAATACTCAGTGGATCAAAGgatatggaacttagaatatctttctaagattgcaaacaagacaatgttggtaaatattgctttatttatcgaaccaacattgtttgagatattatagttgttaggagttaacaattgtataatatatgaaattgaatgctaatgtctatttAATAGATAGTTGgtatttaatttatatatatcttattataatataattgaattatgatgttagacaattccatgtcaaatcagtttcatgatttaatttatattaaagtaggatgcaacataattataggtatctaaagtacttgacaagtattagaaaatgatatattgttaatattttattgcagataattgtgagattttaagttctagtgaatttatataagtttctatatctgaaagattcactataatttaaCATTAgaagcatagtcattcttattatgATTATTTATCAACAAATaatgttgttgattataattttataaagacagattatggagcttttgatatgaatgagaatttcttagactttaccctaagtgatcaacgATTTTCTAAAAAcgcattcatattaaaagacaaaatctttctttctcttcttactATTGCTAGGTCATAAGTCTGTGTctttttcatattaaaagacatgattatttatctttttatgcATAAAAATAGTCTTGTGCACTCAAatagttttaagagaaaaatcaaacttctttataTAGTGGTGATTGtttatttcattaaaaaaatttgaaatcattattgtacatcatttctctcaaaagattaaatgcataattttcatttattatagatcttaagtgtaatttatctctatatttccatatgttctgtgatacaggtttagactccaatggccttcttttatttgatagtcatgaggttgaaaatccacaacttctatcccagactataaagacaaacacggaaacagaaccaaccaatactcccttaccactaaaatgaagtatgaatgagcgtgagggagaaagtgccttagtgcccccacataaggaaggttctgaagtcaacccagcagctctgtctcctacaaagttgagatatatcaaaactgagacaactgctagctcccatacatcttctcaaaaagatgtaatggctgaaaaggcacaaaacagttactagattcatcctctcaacagggtgtgtctattgaaattcaTTTGTCGGCCAGgatatccgatgtagtgtcaccacctcaaatataaacaattattgatgcacaaggaaaggttacacacacaaaggatgagttgacggaaataagagtttcgaccataTTACGATCAGATTCAATTGTTCAAGcttctttaatggaccaattgcctttacaggtgttaggagaggatactgatccaatagccatatgtcagtggtcggtgtctacctccccaggcttaaatcccctggatgcatctgcggatagtggatctgacataggtacagatcgacaacttgttgacaatgatttagaattacctgatgagtcacaaggaaatgtcttcatagacattaaaaggaaactttgatctttatgctaaattctttggatcattgtttaccttcccagagttcaaatctggaaccctaaaagggaaactagcaacttgtagattatgattCAGATTCATCTGACAAGTCACagggatggggatttgcgaactcccattcTCCCATCTGAATACAGTGAACTGTGTGTATTGTCTATACTACCACTTCTGCTGCATTTTCTGTTGTGCTTTGTTATACAAGAAGGAAGAGTAAGTCTCTTTATATAAAAAAACATAGCTTCTCTTTAAAGCTTGCTTTTGTCACTTGGTGGCTCCTCTTGCTACATTAATTATGATGTCACCATTGTGACATGATCTCACTTGTGTCATATCCTAGCTAATATTTAACAAATCATGatatatgaattttttttattttggaaATTTGAATGAAGATAGAGGTGCATTTGCATAATGATTCTTTGTTTTGTTTGAGATTTATAAAATTAGTCAATGATATATTTCTTCACTGAAaagaattattttatttgatgCAAGGTGTGCAGTGACAAATTCTCCACTATGGACTTACCAGAAGAATTGATTGCTGAAATTATATCAAGAACTCCTGTGAGGACAATAGTGTCATGCAAAAGCGTGTGCAAAAGATGGTGTAATATAGTTTCAGAACCATTTTTTTCGCGTCTGCATCTCTCTATATCATCTAAAATGCTTTTACTTCATCAAGGAGACGCCGAGGACGTAGATGATGACAATGATGGTGACCTTGCAGTGGTTGAACTAGATGACCAACATCACCAACATGATATTCATCACGAGCCTATGATGAGATTTTCCCCGGGACTTGCCTTGGGAGACTATGTGGGGTTAATTGGATCAGTTAATGGGTTAATATGCTTAGAAGATAGTTATGATGATTCAGCATATGTATGCAATCCAATTACACAAGAGTACATACGCCTTCAAGATTCCGAGTACACCAGAGTATCATATTTAAAGGGATATTATGGCTTTAGACTTGTTGAATCGAACCAACAGTACAAGATTGTACGTTTTTATAAGGGTAGATTTCCTTCAACTGAATATGACCTAGGGAGCGAGGTTTATACGCTTGGAACCGGCATGTGGAGAGATCTAGGACATGTCCCCTTCCATCTGAATGAACATGATAGGGGTCACTATGTCAGTGGCCGCCTCCATTGGTTAGCTGGTGAACTAATATGTGCTTTCGATTTGGATAGAGAATTATTTCGTCCAATGGAAGCTCCTCCACGGGCTCCTGGGAATACAGATCATTTTAGCATCTTGGGAGTCCATAATCATTTTAGGAACTTGGGAGTACTTAAAGGTTGCTTGTGTATATGTGATATAACACTATACTCTGAACTTTCTATTTGGGTGAAGAGAGATTATGGCGTGGAAGATAGTTGGAGTAAAAAACTCATCATCACTCCTAATCCTCCATTACATGAAGGTATAAATACCGACATGGTTCGGCTTCTTAAAGTTCTCAAAGATGGGAACATCTTAATGTATTGTGACCAACTTCAATTGTTCACTTATCATCCTCAACATAAAACATTGCGACATCACATTTTCCCGGAGGGTGAGTTTCTCACATTTGGTGCGATGACTTATGTCCCCGGTTTTATCAGTCTAGAGAGGAGTTTCACCTTGGAGGGTGTCAAAAGATGGGAGTCTCCTCAAGTAGAAGACTGACTTATAACCGAATAGAGCAAAACAGGATCGAAAATAGGGCCGAGTCCGAGCAGTCTCCCGAGTACTAAGGCCGAGTAATCTAAGTTGTTGAACATTGCTTATTTTACTGCAAAAATACAAGGTTTTTATAACTAGTTCCATTTCAAGAACACGTTATGTTTTAAGCTTTTCTAGTTGTTTATCTAATATTTGTATGTACtcctaatttcaaaatttaataattacTGTAGGCTGCGAGATAACTTTAGCATTTAGTGCTTGACATTTTTATAACATTTACATATCatataaatgatttttatgttgTATGCTTGTAAATTGCTCTTGGTTGATTCTGTTTTTCATGATTCATAGTATTATTTCCCTTTCATCTTGATGAGtgtagtttattttatttattcagcTTTGGCCTAGCTTTGTTGGGCTTTGGTTTTAGGTCAAATTTGGTGGTCATACTTTAAATTTTTCATTTAGGAAGGCCTTGTTATAACTTCTGTTGTTAGCTAAGTTGCAGTTTGAATTATACAGCTGGTTTTACATTTGTAATCCTATCTTACATTATGTTACTTGTATAAGTTATCCACACGGAAGAACTGTAAGATTTAGAGGCATATTTCTTTTAGAGtggcttttcatttgtagatgtTAGTATTTCCCTAAAATTGAGTGTTAAA encodes the following:
- the LOC141704821 gene encoding F-box protein At3g07870-like — its product is MDLPEELIAEIISRTPVRTIVSCKSVCKRWCNIVSEPFFSRLHLSISSKMLLLHQGDAEDVDDDNDGDLAVVELDDQHHQHDIHHEPMMRFSPGLALGDYVGLIGSVNGLICLEDSYDDSAYVCNPITQEYIRLQDSEYTRVSYLKGYYGFRLVESNQQYKIVRFYKGRFPSTEYDLGSEVYTLGTGMWRDLGHVPFHLNEHDRGHYVSGRLHWLAGELICAFDLDRELFRPMEAPPRAPGNTDHFSILGVHNHFRNLGVLKGCLCICDITLYSELSIWVKRDYGVEDSWSKKLIITPNPPLHEGINTDMVRLLKVLKDGNILMYCDQLQLFTYHPQHKTLRHHIFPEGEFLTFGAMTYVPGFISLERSFTLEGVKRWESPQVED